One genomic window of Etheostoma spectabile isolate EspeVRDwgs_2016 chromosome 5, UIUC_Espe_1.0, whole genome shotgun sequence includes the following:
- the LOC116688872 gene encoding gamma-crystallin M3 isoform X3, translating to MTNSGMNMRGKIIFYEDKNFQGRSYETSSDCADMSSHLSRCHSCKVESGCFMVYDRPNYMGQQYFLRRGEYSDYQRMMGFGDCIRSCRNIPMHKGSYKVRLYERENFGGQMYELMDDCDNIQDRYHMSDCQSCNVMDGHWLMYEQPHYRGRMMYLRPGEYKSFRDMGMSGMRWMSMRRIMDSCY from the exons ATGACCAACAGCGGCATGAACATGAGGGGAAAG ATCATCTTCTACGAGGACAAGAACTTCCAGGGTCGCTCCTATGAGACCAGCAGCGACTGTGCTGACATGTCCTCTCACCTGAGCAGGTGCCACTCCTGCAAGGTGGAGAGCGGCTGCTTCATGGTGTACGACCGTCCCAACTACATGGGTCAGcagtacttcctgaggagaggGGAGTACTCTGACTACCAGCGTATGATGGGTTTTGGTGACTGCATCAGGTCCTGTCGTAATATCCCCATG CACAAAGGATCCTACAAAGTAAGGCTCTACGAGAGGGAGAACTTCGGAGGTCAGATGTACGAGCTGATGGACGACTGCGATAACATCCAGGACCGTTACCATATGTCTGACTGCCAGTCCTGCAACGTGATGGACGGCCACTGGCTGATGTACGAGCAGCCCCACTACAGAGGCAGGATGATGTACCTGAGGCCCGGAGAGTACAAGAGCTTCAGGGACAT
- the LOC116688872 gene encoding gamma-crystallin M1 isoform X1 translates to MTNSGMNMRGKIIFYEERNFXXXXYECMSDCSDMTSYLSRCQSCRVESGCFMVYERPNFMGMQFFMKRGEYHDMQRMMSMGMMFDSIRSCRMIPYHRGQFRMKIYERENFGGQMNELMDDCDNIMDRYRMNVCQSCHVMDGHWLMYEQPHYRGRMMYLRPGEYRSFRDMGMSGMRFMSMRRITDSCN, encoded by the exons ATGACCAACAGCGGCATGAACATGAGGGGAAAG ATCATCTTCTACGAGGAGAGGAACTTCNNNNNNNNNNACTATGAGTGCATGAGCGACTGCTCTGACATGACCTCCTACCTGAGCAGGTGCCAGTCCTGCCGGGTGGAGAGCGGCTGCTTCATGGTCTACGAGCGTCCCAACTTCATGGGAATGCAGTTCTTCATGAAGAGGGGCGAGTACCATGACATGCAGCGCATGATGAGCATGGGAATGATGTTCGACTCCATTAGATCCTGCAGAATGATTCCTTAT CACAGAGGACAATTCAGGATGAAGATCTATGAGAGGGAGAACTTTGGTGGTCAGATGAACGAGCTGATGGACGACTGCGACAACATCATGGACCGTTACCGTATGAACGTCTGCCAGTCCTGCCACGTGATGGACGGCCACTGGCTGATGTACGAGCAGCCCCACTACAGAGGAAGGATGATGTACCTGAGGCCCGGAGAGTACAGGAGCTTCAGGGACATGGGCATGAGTGGCATGAGGTTCATGAGCATGAGGCGCATCACTGATTCCTGCAACTAA
- the LOC116688872 gene encoding gamma-crystallin M1 isoform X2, with protein sequence MTNSGMNMRGKIIFYEERNFXXXXYECMSDCSDMTSYLSRCQSCRVESGCFMVYERPNFMGMQFFMKRGEYHDMQRMMSMGMMFDSIRSCRMIPYHRGQFRMKIYERENFGGQMNELMDDCDNIMDRYRMNVCQSCHVMDGHWLMYEQPHYRGRMMYLRPGEYRSFRDMGMSGMRWMSMRRIMDSCY encoded by the exons ATGACCAACAGCGGCATGAACATGAGGGGAAAG ATCATCTTCTACGAGGAGAGGAACTTCNNNNNNNNNNACTATGAGTGCATGAGCGACTGCTCTGACATGACCTCCTACCTGAGCAGGTGCCAGTCCTGCCGGGTGGAGAGCGGCTGCTTCATGGTCTACGAGCGTCCCAACTTCATGGGAATGCAGTTCTTCATGAAGAGGGGCGAGTACCATGACATGCAGCGCATGATGAGCATGGGAATGATGTTCGACTCCATTAGATCCTGCAGAATGATTCCTTAT CACAGAGGACAATTCAGGATGAAGATCTATGAGAGGGAGAACTTTGGTGGTCAGATGAACGAGCTGATGGACGACTGCGACAACATCATGGACCGTTACCGTATGAACGTCTGCCAGTCCTGCCACGTGATGGACGGCCACTGGCTGATGTACGAGCAGCCCCACTACAGAGGAAGGATGATGTACCTGAGGCCCGGAGAGTACAGGAGCTTCAGGGACATGGGCATGAGTGGCATGAG
- the LOC116688874 gene encoding gamma-crystallin M3 has protein sequence MTTTDMSMGKIIFYEERNFQGRHYETSSDCPELTSYLSRCHSCRVESXXXXXYDRPNYMGNQYFMRRGEYADYTSMMGMKDSIRSCRMIPMHRGQFRMKIYERENFGGQMSELMDDCDNIQDRYRMNDCQSCHVMDGHWLMYEQPHYRGRMMYLRPGEYRSFRDMGMSGMRFMSMRRIMDMC, from the exons ATGACCACCACTGACATGAGCATGGGCAAG ATCATCTTCTACGAGGAGAGGAACTTCCAGGGTCGCCACTATGAGACCAGCAGTGACTGCCCTGAGCTGACCTCCTACCTGAGCAGGTGCCACTCCTGCAGGGTGGAGAGCGNNNNNNNNNNNNTCTACGACCGCCCCAACTACATGGGAAACCAGTACTTCATGAGGAGGGGCGAGTACGCCGATTACACGAGCATGATGGGAATGAAGGACAGCATCAGGTCTTGCCGTATGATCCCCATG cacagaggtCAGTTCAGGATGAAGATCTACGAGAGGGAGAACTTCGGTGGTCAGATGAGCGAGCTGATGGACGACTGCGACAACATCCAGGACCGTTACCGTATGAACGACTGCCAGTCCTGCCACGTGATGGACGGCCACTGGCTGATGTACGAGCAGCCCCACTACAGAGGCAGGATGATGTACCTGAGGCCCGGAGAGTACAGGAGCTTCAGGGACATGGGCATGAGTGGCATGAGGTTCATGAGCATGAGGCGTATCATGGACATGTGctag